From a single Myotis daubentonii chromosome 5, mMyoDau2.1, whole genome shotgun sequence genomic region:
- the JUND gene encoding transcription factor JunD translates to METPFYGDEALSGLGGGVSGSGGGGSFASSGRLFPGAPPTAVASSMMKKDALTLSLSEQVAAALKPAAAPPPAPLRTDGAPGAAPPDGLLASPDLGLLKLASPELERLIIQSNGLVTTTPTSTQFLYPKVAASEEQEFAEGFVKALEDLHKQNQLGAGAASAAAAAGGPTGTAPSAAPPGELATAAATPEAPVYANLSSYAGSTGSAGGAATVAFAAEPVPFPPPPPGALGPPRLAALKDEPQTVPDVPSFGESPPLSPIDMDTQERIKAERKRLRNRIAASKCRKRKLERISRLEEKVKTLKSQNTELASTASLLREQVAQLKQKVLSHVNSGCQLLPQHQVSAY, encoded by the coding sequence ATGGAAACACCCTTCTACGGCGATGAGGCGCTAAGCGGCCTGGGCGGCGGCGTCAGTGGCAGTGGCGGCGGTGGCAGCTTCGCGTCCTCGGGTCGCCTGTTCCCCGGGGCGCCCCCGACGGCAGTGGCCAGCAGCATGATGAAGAAGGATGCGCTGACGCTAAGCCTGAGCGAGCAGGTGGCAGCGGCGCTCAAGCCCGCGGCCgcgccgcccccggcccccctGCGCACCGACGGCGCCCCTGGTGCGGCGCCCCCCGACGGCCTGCTCGCCTCGCCGGACCTGGGGCTGCTCAAGCTCGCCTCGCCAGAACTCGAACGCCTCATCATCCAGTCCAACGGGCTGGTCACCACCACGCCTACGAGCACGCAATTCCTCTACCCCAAGGTGGCGGCCAGCGAGGAGCAGGAATTCGCCGAGGGCTTCGTCAAGGCCCTGGAGGACTTACACAAGCAGAACCAGCTGGGTGCGGGCGCAGCCTCCGCTGCCGCAGCGGCCGGGGGACCCACGGGCACGGCCCCGAGCGCCGCGCCTCCTGGCGAGCTGGCCACGGCGGCGGCCACGCCCGAGGCGCCGGTCTATGCGAACCTGAGCAGCTACGCGGGTAGTACCGGGAGCGCGGGGGGCGCTGCGACGGTCGCCTTCGCCGCGGAACCCGTGCCcttcccgccgccgcccccgggcGCGCTGGGGCCGCCGCGCCTCGCCGCGCTCAAGGATGAGCCTCAGACCGTGCCCGACGTGCCGAGCTTCGGCGAGAGCCCGCCGCTGTCGCCCATCGACATGGACACTCAAGAGCGCATCAAGGCGGAGCGCAAGCGGCTACGCAACCGCATCGCTGCCTCCAAGTGTCGGAAGCGCAAGCTGGAGCGCATCTCGCGCCTCGAGGAGAAAGTGAAGACGCTCAAGAGCCAGAACACGGAGCTGGCGTCCACCGCGAGCCTGCTGCGCGAGCAGGTGGCGCAGCTCAAGCAGAAGGTCCTCAGCCACGTCAAcagcggctgccagctgctgccccagcaccaggTGTCCGCGTACTGA